One window from the genome of Paracoccus marcusii encodes:
- a CDS encoding glycosyltransferase family 2 protein translates to MAQPAPLPRPANLPDPATAGSAVLCGPTLAPRDRRSLGQILLEDGAVDAGDLLKATVIQQKLRLRLDQVLLAQGMVQPAALARALSRQWRTTAIDPDVTPADPRLIDDAGAGFCLTHGLLPWRRIGGVTWIATARPDDFAAVLPLLPRQFGQVRMLLCSADQAQGGVLNSRRTRLIREAETRVPAIESCRTQDQARTARLAIAALALTAAGLILVPTLIVGLLTSWAVLTLLTQSGLKLASFLAARRALREQDAHALAIRQGHPIPPLMEAALPLISVMVPLFHEKDVAGKLVARLARLDYPRELTDILLVIEASDEITEGALDGVRLPHWIRVVRVPDGPIKTKPRALNYALNFCRGQIVGIWDAEDRPDPDQLHKVARRFHVAPADVACLQGALDYYNPRTNWLARCFTIEYASWFRILLPGVARLGLIVPLGGTTLFFRRHLLEEVGAWDAWNVTEDADLGVRLARRGYRTEIIETTTDEEANCRALPWVKQRSRWLKGYAMTWAVHMRDPAALYRDLGAWRFWGFQVQFLGALSQYLLAPILWSFWLLTFGLPHPLRAPLESGVGSWAIVGLFGLFVASEALSIFVGMRAVSGAKHRHLMPWVPTLHLYFPLGCLAGWKAIYEVVAKPFYWDKTAHGLFVEAADAPVIPLAPGMVSIPVLGQIGGRSLAEVAADLQSSAGQATAGQPNLVQIDAPAVEPDAMRYPQDRAASG, encoded by the coding sequence GTGATCCAGCAAAAGCTGCGCCTGCGGCTGGACCAGGTATTGCTGGCCCAGGGGATGGTTCAGCCCGCCGCCTTGGCCCGCGCGCTGTCGCGGCAGTGGCGCACCACCGCCATCGACCCCGACGTGACGCCCGCCGACCCGCGGCTGATCGACGACGCGGGGGCCGGGTTCTGCCTGACGCACGGGCTGCTACCCTGGCGGCGAATCGGCGGGGTCACCTGGATCGCGACGGCGCGGCCCGATGATTTCGCGGCCGTGCTGCCCCTGCTACCGCGCCAGTTCGGCCAGGTCCGCATGTTGCTGTGCAGTGCGGACCAGGCCCAGGGCGGTGTGCTGAACTCCCGCCGGACCCGCCTGATCCGCGAGGCGGAGACGCGCGTCCCCGCCATCGAAAGCTGTCGCACGCAGGACCAGGCCCGGACGGCACGCCTGGCGATCGCGGCGCTGGCCCTAACCGCGGCCGGCCTGATCCTGGTCCCGACGCTGATCGTGGGGCTGCTGACCTCCTGGGCGGTGCTGACCCTGCTGACGCAGAGCGGGCTGAAGCTGGCGTCGTTCCTGGCGGCGCGGCGGGCGCTGCGCGAGCAGGATGCCCATGCGCTGGCCATCCGACAGGGTCATCCCATCCCCCCGCTGATGGAGGCCGCGCTGCCGCTGATCTCGGTCATGGTGCCGCTGTTTCACGAAAAGGACGTCGCGGGCAAGCTGGTCGCACGGCTGGCGCGGCTGGACTATCCGCGGGAACTGACCGACATCCTGCTGGTGATCGAGGCCAGCGACGAGATCACCGAGGGCGCGCTGGACGGCGTGCGCCTGCCGCATTGGATCCGCGTCGTGCGGGTGCCCGACGGGCCGATCAAGACCAAGCCCCGGGCGCTGAATTATGCGCTGAACTTCTGCCGCGGCCAGATCGTGGGCATCTGGGACGCCGAGGACCGACCCGATCCCGATCAGCTGCACAAGGTTGCGCGCCGCTTTCATGTCGCGCCTGCGGACGTCGCATGCCTGCAGGGAGCGCTGGATTACTATAACCCGCGCACCAACTGGCTGGCGCGGTGCTTTACCATCGAATACGCAAGCTGGTTCCGCATCCTGCTGCCGGGGGTCGCGCGTCTAGGGCTGATCGTGCCCCTGGGCGGCACCACCCTGTTCTTTCGCCGCCACCTGCTGGAAGAGGTCGGCGCATGGGATGCATGGAACGTGACCGAGGACGCCGATCTGGGCGTCCGCCTGGCCCGGCGCGGATACCGGACAGAGATCATCGAGACCACGACCGATGAGGAGGCGAACTGCCGCGCCCTGCCATGGGTCAAGCAGCGGTCGCGCTGGCTCAAGGGATACGCGATGACCTGGGCGGTGCACATGCGCGATCCTGCGGCGCTCTACCGCGATCTGGGGGCGTGGCGCTTCTGGGGCTTTCAGGTCCAGTTCCTGGGGGCGCTGTCGCAATACCTTCTGGCACCGATCCTGTGGAGCTTCTGGCTGCTGACCTTCGGCCTGCCGCATCCGCTGCGCGCACCGCTGGAATCCGGGGTAGGCTCTTGGGCGATCGTCGGCCTGTTCGGATTGTTCGTCGCGTCCGAGGCGCTGAGCATCTTCGTCGGCATGCGTGCGGTCAGTGGGGCAAAGCACCGCCATCTGATGCCTTGGGTGCCGACGCTCCATCTCTATTTTCCGCTTGGATGCCTGGCCGGGTGGAAGGCCATCTACGAGGTCGTGGCCAAGCCCTTCTACTGGGACAAGACCGCCCACGGCCTGTTCGTCGAGGCGGCGGATGCCCCCGTCATCCCCCTGGCACCGGGCATGGTCTCGATCCCGGTCCTGGGCCAGATCGGCGGCCGGTCCCTGGCAGAGGTGGCGGCGGACCTGCAGAGCAGCGCCGGACAGGCCACCGCGGGACAGCCCAACCTGGTCCAGATCGATGCGCCGGCAGTCGAACCGGATGCCATGCGCTATCCTCAGGACCGCGCCGCCAGCGGCTAG